A single Verrucomicrobiia bacterium DNA region contains:
- a CDS encoding GDSL-type esterase/lipase family protein → MKKLLSLAGGGLACLAALTASVQAAPSDLPPGAHLAVVGNALADRMQFDGWLETLLYAKYPQHDFVCRNLAAAGDEVATWHRSENFGSRDEWLRRVQADVVLAFYGFNESFKGDAGLAKFRDDLTQFIKHTRATDYSGKGAPQLVLFSPIACEKLADPDQPDPTANNERLRAYTAAMAEVAQAHQVRFINLFEISQRLYAEAAERGQSLTFNTFMLTEAGNQQLATAIFQTVFGEKPSTQSLEKLRGAVLDKNAEWHARYRTVDGYNVYGGRSQLSFPRAGKDSDKITNYEVMQEEMTQRDVKTANRDRRIWAVARGGDLTVDDSNLPPVATFQSNKPDIAPFVSGEAAIKHMTVAKGCRVNLFASEEMFPELASPVQMAFDTKGRLWVAAWPSYPERRPTDTVADKLLIFEDTDGDGKADRVKVFLDGLNCPTGFQFYRDGVLVMQAPDLWFVRDTDGDDRADWKERVLMGMDSADSHHTANSMVLDPGGATYLSDGVFHRTQVETATGPVRNNDGCVYRFEPRPGKFERYAPYAFLNPHGRVFDYWGNDIITDATGNNSYFGPAISGHLDYPAKHREIKEFWQRPSRPCAGTGLLSSRHFPAEFQGNFLNCNVIGFQGIFRVKVTEAGAGLKGETIEDLVKSDDPNFRPSGVGVAPDGSIYFLDWAKPLIGHMQHHIRDPHRDKTHGRIYRITYEGRPLLQPPPVDGQPIAKLLDLLKSPEDGLRLRAKIELGKHNRAQVMAALPPWIAGLDPQDQDYQHHLTEALWVHQWHNVVNQDLLRQLLRSPDYHARAAATRVLCYWRDRVENPLDLLAAQAQDENPRVRLEAVRACSFFPTAHAAEVALLALDKEADPSQPDYYIKYCLDETMKALDPYLK, encoded by the coding sequence CGCACCGTCGGATTTGCCGCCGGGCGCTCATCTGGCGGTGGTCGGCAATGCGCTGGCGGATCGAATGCAGTTCGATGGTTGGTTGGAGACGCTGCTTTACGCGAAATATCCACAGCACGATTTCGTTTGCCGCAACCTCGCCGCCGCGGGCGATGAGGTCGCCACCTGGCATCGCTCGGAAAATTTTGGCTCGCGCGATGAATGGTTGCGGCGCGTTCAGGCGGACGTGGTGCTGGCTTTCTACGGCTTTAATGAATCCTTCAAGGGCGACGCGGGATTGGCCAAATTTCGCGACGACCTGACCCAGTTCATCAAACACACTCGCGCCACCGATTACAGCGGCAAAGGCGCGCCGCAACTCGTCCTCTTTTCCCCCATCGCCTGCGAAAAGCTGGCGGACCCCGACCAGCCGGACCCCACGGCGAACAACGAACGCCTGCGCGCTTACACCGCCGCGATGGCCGAGGTGGCCCAGGCGCATCAAGTGCGCTTCATAAACCTCTTTGAAATATCACAGCGACTCTATGCGGAAGCCGCCGAACGCGGACAATCACTGACCTTTAACACGTTCATGCTGACCGAAGCGGGAAACCAGCAACTGGCAACGGCGATTTTTCAGACGGTGTTTGGCGAAAAACCGTCCACGCAATCACTTGAAAAACTTCGCGGCGCCGTGCTCGATAAAAACGCGGAATGGCACGCGCGCTATCGCACGGTGGATGGTTACAATGTTTACGGCGGTCGTTCACAACTGAGTTTTCCCCGCGCCGGCAAGGATTCGGACAAAATCACCAATTACGAAGTCATGCAGGAAGAGATGACCCAGCGCGACGTGAAAACGGCCAATCGCGACCGCCGCATCTGGGCGGTGGCGCGCGGCGGAGACCTGACTGTGGACGATTCCAACCTGCCGCCCGTTGCCACTTTTCAATCCAACAAACCCGATATCGCTCCGTTTGTGAGTGGCGAAGCGGCCATCAAACACATGACGGTGGCGAAAGGCTGCCGCGTCAATCTCTTTGCCAGTGAGGAGATGTTTCCCGAATTGGCGAGTCCGGTGCAGATGGCGTTCGACACCAAGGGACGGCTTTGGGTGGCGGCCTGGCCCAGTTATCCGGAGCGGCGGCCCACGGATACCGTTGCCGATAAACTGCTCATTTTTGAGGATACCGATGGCGACGGCAAAGCGGACCGCGTGAAAGTCTTTCTGGACGGATTGAATTGCCCGACCGGTTTTCAATTTTATCGCGACGGCGTGCTGGTCATGCAGGCGCCGGATCTGTGGTTTGTGCGCGACACCGACGGCGACGATCGTGCGGATTGGAAGGAGCGGGTGTTGATGGGCATGGATTCGGCGGACTCGCATCATACCGCCAATTCCATGGTGCTGGATCCGGGCGGCGCCACTTATCTCAGCGACGGCGTGTTCCATCGCACGCAAGTGGAAACCGCAACCGGCCCGGTGCGCAACAACGATGGTTGCGTCTATCGGTTCGAGCCGCGCCCCGGCAAGTTTGAGCGTTACGCGCCCTACGCCTTTCTCAACCCGCACGGTCGCGTGTTTGATTATTGGGGCAACGACATCATCACCGACGCCACCGGAAACAACAGTTATTTTGGACCGGCCATCAGCGGGCATCTCGATTACCCGGCCAAGCACCGCGAAATCAAAGAATTCTGGCAGCGCCCCTCGCGACCTTGCGCCGGCACCGGACTGCTTTCGAGCCGACATTTTCCTGCTGAATTCCAGGGGAATTTTCTCAACTGCAACGTGATTGGTTTCCAGGGCATCTTCCGCGTCAAAGTCACTGAAGCCGGCGCCGGCTTGAAGGGCGAGACCATCGAAGACCTGGTCAAATCCGACGATCCAAATTTCCGCCCCTCGGGGGTCGGCGTGGCGCCGGACGGATCAATTTATTTCCTCGATTGGGCCAAACCTTTGATCGGCCACATGCAACATCACATCCGCGACCCGCATCGCGATAAAACACACGGTCGCATTTACCGCATCACTTATGAAGGTCGCCCGTTGTTGCAACCGCCCCCCGTGGATGGCCAGCCCATCGCCAAACTTCTGGATCTGCTGAAGTCACCGGAGGATGGGTTGCGTCTGCGCGCCAAGATCGAACTGGGCAAACACAACCGCGCCCAAGTGATGGCCGCGCTGCCGCCCTGGATCGCTGGATTGGACCCGCAAGACCAGGATTATCAACACCACCTGACCGAAGCGCTCTGGGTGCATCAGTGGCATAATGTCGTGAACCAGGATTTGCTCCGCCAACTGTTGCGTTCGCCGGATTATCATGCGCGCGCCGCCGCCACGCGGGTGCTTTGCTACTGGCGGGATCGCGTCGAAAATCCGCTCGATTTGCTCGCGGCTCAAGCGCAGGACGAAAACCCGCGAGTGCGTCTGGAAGCGGTGCGCGCGTGCAGTTTCTTTCCAACCGCCCACGCGGCGGAAGTGGCGTTGCTCGCTTTGGATAAGGAAGCGGACCCCAGCCAACCGGATTACTACATCAAGTATTGCCTCGATGAAACCATGAAGGCGCTCGATCCGTATTTGAAATAA